Proteins co-encoded in one Aspergillus luchuensis IFO 4308 DNA, chromosome 6, nearly complete sequence genomic window:
- a CDS encoding Zn(II)2Cys6 transcription factor domain-containing protein (COG:S;~EggNog:ENOG410PPE5;~InterPro:IPR036864,IPR001138;~PFAM:PF00172;~TransMembrane:3 (o157-177i366-384o396-417i);~go_function: GO:0000981 - DNA-binding transcription factor activity, RNA polymerase II-specific [Evidence IEA];~go_function: GO:0008270 - zinc ion binding [Evidence IEA];~go_process: GO:0006355 - regulation of transcription, DNA-templated [Evidence IEA]), with protein MGASLPQYTQKLSRKSHRKSRLGCKNCKRRRVKCDEIKPHCTNCLRHSIECDYSSQPQTRPNSTAPSQQVDSVSPQSQGPSTDSYTFYSSTPTNFRPPKRGHGTSHTSESDPISPNNDLVKRPFQYTALDMLLFYHFSTSPELTGAQPKARQQLCQIAFAHHYVMHILLAFSGFHLVRRSDDQQWSQSMGFAESEIYTEAERHFNVAVRDVSAILPHLDRDNSPAMYVSAVFIFISSLARGPQPGEYLAFRGDGDPGHLSLFLGVRSVFELCSGDMPTSVFAIHGEDDNSAPASDNPRNETQRNGSEGSTSQRRTKLGDYRHHLETYRALLMTSIPIEDPKLPIYLQTLDRLGNSLDVIMGPDTQGTIGMALFPLVFAWLYQLPDAVVGDLQRREPVALIMFAFFLYLLDWLDNVWFISGWPRHILEGVRRHLNEGYGGYIQWAVDHIRTSTDGLGTCTEVVSK; from the exons ATGGGCGCCTCACTCCCCCAATACACGCAGAAGCTATCGCGCAAAAGCCATCGAAAATCCCGTCTAGGCTGTAAAAACTGTAAGAGGCGTAGAGTCAAA TGCGATGAGATCAAACCACACTGCACCAACTGTCTCCGCCATTCAATAGAGTGTGACTACAGCTCTCAACCCCAGACTCGCCCCAACTCCACTGCACCATCTCAACAAGTAGACTCAGTATCACCGCAATCACAGGGCCCCAGCACAGACAGTTACACCTTCtactcatccacccccacgaACTTCCGACCCCCAAAACGAGGCCATGGCACTTCCCACACATCAGAATCCGATCCAATCTCACCAAACAACGACCTAGTCAAGCGTCCCTTCCAATATACAGCCCTCGACATGCTCCTCTTCTACCACTTTTCCACATCCCCTGAACTAACCGGCGCTCAACCAAAAGCCCGTCAACAACTATGCCAAATCGCTTTTGCCCACCACTACGTCATGCACattctcctcgccttctcTGGCTTCCATCTCGTGCGACGTTCGGACGATCAACAGTGGAGTCAAAGCATGGGTTTCGCAGAATCAGAAATCTACACCGAAGCCGAACGCCACTTTAACGTTGCTGTCCGAGATGTTTCAGCCATTTTACCGCATCTTGACCGCGATAACAGCCCCGCGATGTATGTCTCTGcggtcttcatcttcatctcaagTCTCGCCCGTGGCCCTCAACCGGGGGAGTACCTCGCTTTTCGGGGCGACGGGGACCCAGGCCATCTATCTCTGTTTCTAGGTGTTCGATCTGTATTCGAGCTGTGTAGTGGGGACATGCCAACAAGTGTATTTGCAATCCATGGAGAAGACGATAATTCTGCGCCCGCCTCTGATAACCCGCGAAATGAGACACAACGCAACGGTTCCGAGGGGTCTACCTCACAACGAAGGACAAAGCTAGGAGACTACCGCCACCACCTAGAGACATACCGCGCCCTCCTCATGACATCCATACCCATCGAAGACCCAAAATTACCAATTTACCTGCAAACGTTAGATCGACTAGGCAATAGTCTCGACGTCATAATGGGCCCCGATACGCAGGGAACAATAGGAATGGCTCTCTTCCCGCTCGTCTTTGCGTGGTTGTATCAGTTGCCGGATGCGGTGGTGGGTGATTTGCAGCGGAGGGAGCCGGTCGCGTTGATCATGTTTGCGTTCTTTTTGTATCTGCTTGATTGGCTGGATAATGTGTGGTTTATTTCTGGGTGGCCAAGGCATATTCTAGAGGGGGTTAGGAGGCATTTGAATGAGGGGTATGGGGGGTATATTCAGTGGGCGGTGGATCATATCCGAACATCAACAGATGGGTTAGGGACATGTACGGAGGTCGTAAGTAAGTGA
- a CDS encoding beta-ketoacyl reductase (COG:Q;~EggNog:ENOG410Q2DQ;~InterPro:IPR013968,IPR020806,IPR036736,IPR009081;~PFAM:PF00550;~go_function: GO:0031177 - phosphopantetheine binding [Evidence IEA]) — MMYKKSRHAFTEPVYAFPTQGMYLAANNYLDYFGRYRRRLGLPATTVALGFINDLGPLTNDPVTVKLFARDKGQSLTGAQVVGMLEPAFVNNHPNAEWLGHNDDPLSASHIVTGIDPAVLAKMARSSSASLASSPTSRWHQDPRVSLMLRAVEDASSLSNSDTNDSDTSRTAQYKRQLKAGGKGSKEGAETQTIELVTEAIRANVASLLFVDVGSVNPEKTVAEHGIDSLMAAEFRNWLQGAFGKGVSMLELMDAKMTLRRLARSVVEGTLGG; from the coding sequence ATGATGTACAAAAAGTCACGTCATGCTTTCACCGAACCGGTCTACGCCTTCCCAACTCAAGGCATGTACCTTGCTGCCAACAACTATCTTGACTACTTTGGCCGCTACCGCCGCCGGTTGGGTCTCCCCGCCACAACCGTTGCCCTTGGCTTCATCAACGACCTGGGCCCTTTGACCAACGACCCCGTCACTGTCAAACTGTTCGCCCGCGATAAAGGTCAAAGTTTGACTGGAGCCCAGGTTGTAGGTATGCTCGAGCCAGCCTTTGTCAATAACCACCCCAACGCCGAATGGCTCGGCCACAATGATGACCCCCTCTCTGCGTCCCACATAGTAACTGGCATTGACCCGGCCGTCCTCGCCAAGATGGCCCGATCTTCATCTGCCTCCCTCGCCTCTTCCCCCACCTCCAGATGGCACCAGGATCCTCGTGTCTCCTTGATGCTTCGTGCTGTAGAGGACGCCTCCTCCCTTAGTAATTCGGACACCAACGACTCCGACACATCACGTACCGCTCAGTATAAACGGCAATTAAAGGCGGGGGGTAAAGGCTCTAAAGAAGGTGCAGAGACGCAGACTATCGAGCTTGTGACTGAGGCTATCCGGGCCAACGTAGCGAGCCTGTTGTTTGTAGATGTGGGTAGTGTGAACCCCGAGAAGACGGTGGCGGAGCATGGTATCGATAGTTTGATGGCGGCGGAGTTCCGCAATTGGTTGCAAGGGGCGTTTGGGAAGGGAGTGAGTATGTTGGAGTTGATGGATGCGAAGATGACCCTGAGGAGGTTGGCGAGGTCGGTGGTTGAGGGGACGCTGGGAGGGTGA
- a CDS encoding fungal specific transcription factor domain-containing protein (COG:S;~EggNog:ENOG410PFE4;~InterPro:IPR001138,IPR007219,IPR036864;~PFAM:PF04082;~go_function: GO:0000981 - DNA-binding transcription factor activity, RNA polymerase II-specific [Evidence IEA];~go_function: GO:0003677 - DNA binding [Evidence IEA];~go_function: GO:0008270 - zinc ion binding [Evidence IEA];~go_process: GO:0006351 - transcription, DNA-templated [Evidence IEA];~go_process: GO:0006355 - regulation of transcription, DNA-templated [Evidence IEA]), with the protein MGRSAMHPTGRKRRVTTCVPCYTKKQRCNRQYPCNHCTRRRRPEECVYKSTIAEPSNNSPRESIGGLEPREPTSIELPEGFAEMLPSEAQNGSSNPHSSLAKSFGYFEHSDSNTMALLKKWDLDSRDEDENTQGMSTTVLETVKEYFDRMPPRPILDFLMQYFVDDLNWMKQIIHPPSFLTHYQQWWAKKWPLSVEEIEFAALILRIGAYSAHFLPSPSHTSDRIHGQPLSEVRNTCSDIADELARACLALDWKGSLVRVQHVLFASLRFSCEGRTDKFWEGIASACSAAQKAGIHTVAPVPGEDSSQVLEKEMRRRTLCGLYVLDSHLARQLDRVPIFPDNLVLETLPRLRLAPDIIDLSTPADTPEIFTERLMQVRLGMFWRSLGSKRNLPYDPIQGEERYERFCADYIPTLPPEFALNPDRRWDVQLSKLPMQRQLLYIAIFDSVCWNFRPLLLLQPSQVTSLPPYKQVLLRSQKHRLALAALEELHAVTTLHTMFGSSHTRFSAIIFNTFEAAVVLLVLCAHKDFPFDQGERHVNILGLRVATLTRARTMRAVEKALGRLQMLAGVSEMAASGAQVVTELFSKAVRLEQLQEPDTTTESNQSSLSPRISSNFPNVDRGSGLWMSPGEWNLTSMPDMVSTIGYGDSYSILQFPSLDPTCWNSNFHN; encoded by the exons ATGGGAAGATCCGCAATGCATCCCACCGGCCGAAAGCGTCGGGTCACCACCTGCGTGCCCTGCTACACTAAGAAACAGAGA TGCAACCGCCAGTACCCCTGCAATCATTGCACCCGACGTCGACGACCCGAGGAGTGTGTGTACAAGTCTACTATTGCCGAACCCTCAAACAATTCGCCTCGGGAATCTATCGGAGGTCTGGAGCCCCGGGAGCCAACTAGTATTGAGTTACCAGAAGGGTTTGCCGAGATGTTGCCGTCAGAGGCGCAAAATGGCTCATCTAATCCACACTCTTCTCTGGCTAAATCCTTTGGCTACTTCGAGCACAGTGACTCTAATACAATGGCTTTGCTCAAAAAG TGGGACCTTGACAGcagggacgaagatgagaacACCCAGGGTATGTCAACTACAGTCCTGGAGACagttaaagaatattttgaTCGAATGCCTCCCCGTCCGATATTGGATTTTCTGATGCAGTATTTCGTTGATGATTTGAACTG GATGAAACAaatcatccacccacccagctTTCTGACACACTATCAGCAATGGTGGGCCAAGAAATGGCCTCTTTCTGTGGAGGAAATTGAATTTGCCGCTCTGATACTTCGGATTGGTGCCTATTCGGCACATTTCCTGCCTTCTCCGTCCCACACTTCTGATCGGATTCATGGGCAGCCACTCTCGGAAGTTCGTAACACCTGTAGTGACATTGCTGATGAGCTTGCCAGAGCATGCCTGGCTTTGGACTGGAAAGGATCTCTAGTCCGAGTTCAGCACGTTTTATTCGCCTCTCTCAGATTCTCCTGTGAAGGGAGGACTGATAAATTTTGGGAAGGCATTGCCTCTGCTTGTAGTGCAGCGCAGAAGGCAGGTATTCACACGGTCGCACCTGTGCCAGGGGAGGATAGTTCTCAAGTATTAGAGAAGGAGATGCGCCGGAGAACGTTATGCGGGCTGTATGTTCTGGACAG CCATCTGGCCCGACAGCTTGACCGGGTCCCAATTTTCCCCGACAACCTAGTTTTAGAGACATTACCCCGATTACGCCTTGCCCCGGACATCATCGACTTGTCTACGCCTGCGGACACACCTGAAATCTTCACCGAGCGTCTCATGCAGGTCCGGTTGGGAATGTTTTGGAGAAGCTTGGGTTCCAAACGGAACCTACCATATGACCCTATTCAAGGCGAAGAGCGGTATGAACGATTCTGTGCGGACTATATCCCAACCTTACCCCCGGAATTTGCACTCAATCCGGATCGGAGGTGGGATGTCCAACTTTCTAAGTTGCCCATGCAGAGACAGCTGCTCTACATCGCTATCTTCGATTCCGTTTGTTGGAACTTTCGCCCCCTCCTGTTGCTGCAACCCAGCCAAGTCACCAGTTTACCCCCTTATAAACAAGTTCTTCTCCGGTCCCAAAAGCACAGGCTGGCTCTAGCTGCTCTCGAGGAGCTACATGCTGTCACCACTCTGCATACCATGTTCGGAAGCTCCCACACGCGTTTTAGCGCCATCATATTCAACACGTTCGAAGCTGcagttgttcttcttgtacTTTGTGCACATAAAGACTTCCCCTTTGATCAAGGCGAAAGACATGTCAATATTCTCGGTTTGAGAGTGGCCACCCTGACTCGGGCGAGAACGATGCGGGCAGTTGAGAAGGCTTTGGGACGACTTCAGATGCTGGCTGGGGTCAGTGAGATGGCTGCCTCTGGAGCACAGGTTGTGACGGAGCTGTTTTCGAAGGCTGTCAGACTTGAGCAACTCCAAGAGCCAGACACCACCACTGAGTCAAACCAGAGCTCTTTATCCCCGCGTATATCTTCGAACTTCCCCAACGTAGACAGGGGCTCTGGGCTCTGGATGTCTCCAGGGGAGTGGAATCTGACGTCGATGCCAGATATGGTGTCCACCATAGGTTATGGTGACTCATACTCAATTCTGCAATTTCCTTCTCTTGACCCCACATGTTGGAATAGCAATTTTCACAACTAG
- a CDS encoding uncharacterized protein (COG:G;~EggNog:ENOG410PJXI;~InterPro:IPR020846,IPR011701,IPR036259;~PFAM:PF07690;~TransMembrane:14 (i33-51o73-95i102-122o128-149i161-180o192-211i232-258o264-285i305-329o344-362i367-387o399-421i433-456o508-530i);~go_function: GO:0022857 - transmembrane transporter activity [Evidence IEA];~go_process: GO:0055085 - transmembrane transport [Evidence IEA]), which yields MDSSLGHREESDEKGPHGDANATEDDVREITGFRWFLICAALYLSALMYGLDTTIAADVQGAVIERFGDVSQLAWIGAGFPLGSVAVILPYGFLYTVMNMKWLYIAGIVLFQGGSALCGGAPTMNALIVGRVIAGAGGTGIYLGGLNHFSAMTTRKERGTYLTGTGFVWGVGAILGPVVGGGFSDSSATWRWGFYLNLVIGAITAPVYLFYLPAIHPSAGQSLRNRLTRLDYLGFVLSAAMWVTFALGFISAGGIWAWDAGATIALIVLFGVLLILYVLQQYFCIFTTPQTRSFPGHLLRSRTQILLYITTTCANTAMFFTTFYIPIYFQFTRNDSSLMAAVRLLPYLLVTITINLAIGWLLPKARYYMPLCLISGILLTLASALFVGYLSPSTPAGQIYGFTILMAVGTGMTMQLGYAVASLKVPAEDIFSAINLQNVAQIGATVICLVVASQVFQSTAVQNLNAVLDGRGYSEAEIRNAVAGVQSTLLKSLSGELRGQAIKAITDAMARAFVIPLVAGAVGVVSSLGMRRERLFG from the coding sequence ATGGATAGTTCTCTCGGTCATCGCGAAGAATCCGACGAGAAAGGTCCACACGGCGACGCCAATGCCACCGAAGACGATGTCCGCGAAATCACCGGATTTCGCTGGTTCCTGATCTGTGCTGCCCTGTACCTCTCTGCTTTGATGTATGGTCTGGACACAACCATCGCTGCGGATGTACAAGGCGCCGTGATTGAAAGATTCGGTGATGTGTCGCAACTCGCCTGGATTGGAGCCGGCTTTCCGCTCGGCTCAGTTGCCGTAATTCTCCCCTACGGATTTCTCTACACCGTCATGAACATGAAATGGCTATACATTGCCGGTATCGTGCTGTTCCAGGGTGGTTCCGCTCTCTGTGGCGGCGCTCCGACTATGAACGCCCTCATCGTCGGTCGTGTGATTGCAGGTGCTGGGGGTACAGGCATCTACCTCGGTGGACTCAACCATTTCTCTGCCATGACCACTCGCAAAGAACGTGGTACATACCTCACGGGGACGGGTTTTGTCTGGGGCGTCGGCGCTATCCTGGGTCCTGTCGTGGGAGGCGGATTTTCCGACTCCTCCGCTACCTGGCGCTGGGGCTTCTACCTGAACCTAGTAATCGGCGCCATCACGGCCCCGGTATACCTCTTCTACCTCCCAGCCATTCACCCCAGCGCCGGCCAATCCCTTCGCAACCGCTTAACACGTCTCGACTACCTGGGCTTCGTTCTCAGCGCCGCAATGTGGGTGACCTTCGCACTAGGATTCATCTCCGCCGGGGGCATCTGGGCGTGGGATGCCGGAGCAACCATTGCCCTAATAGTTCTCTTCGgagtcctcctcatcctctatGTACTGCAGCAATACTTCTGCATCTTTACAACACCCCAAACCCGCTCCTTCCCCGGTcacctcctccgctcccgcacccaaatcctcctctaCATCACAACGACCTGCGCCAACACCGCCATGTTCTTCACAACTTTTTACATCCCGATCTACTTCCAATTCACCCGCAACGACTCCTCCCTGATGGCCGCCGTTCGTCTCCTCCCGTACCTCCTCgtaaccatcaccatcaacctcgCCATCGGCTGGCTCCTCCCAAAGGCCAGATACTACATGCCGCTGTGCCTCATCTCGGGCATCCTCCTTACCCTCGCTAGTGCCCTCTTTGTCGGatatctctctccttctaCCCCTGCGGGACAGATCTACGGCTTCACAATTCTCATGGCCGTCGGCACGGGTATGACCATGCAGCTGGGGTACGCGGTAGCTAGTCTCAAGGTACCTGCCGAGGATATCTTCAGCGCGATCAATTTACAGAACGTGGCGCAAATCGGGGCGACGGTTATTTGCCTTGTGGTGGCAAGTCAGGTGTTTCAGTCCACTGCGGTACAGAATCTGAATGCGGTGCTGGATGGGAGGGGGTATAGTGAGGCGGAGATTCGGAACGCGGTGGCCGGGGTGCAGAGTACGTTGTTGAAGAGCTTGAGTGGGGAGCTGAGGGGACAGGCTATCAAGGCAATCACGGATGCCATGGCGAGGGCGTTTGTTATTCCGTTGGTCGCGGGggcggtgggggtggtgagttcgttggggatgaggagggagaggttgtttGGGTAG
- a CDS encoding serine hydrolase domain-containing protein (COG:V;~EggNog:ENOG410PIPX;~InterPro:IPR001466,IPR012338;~MEROPS:MER0011726;~PFAM:PF00144): MTTINGHCDPAFTRVRDLLQQLINNEEELGASICVNIDGQNVVDLWAGHADPARTKPWEKDTITVVWSVSKVITAIATNILIDRGLLDPNEKVSKYWPEFAANGKENILVSQLLSHTSGVSSWELPNTLDDIYDAKRGADKLARQAPWWTPGERSGYHVVNQGHLLGELVHRITGKPLDEFIRDELASPLDADFQLGVPEKDWPRTADVSPPPRPSLDGVDRQSVMFKSFASLPMPAEESMGPKFRKALIGATNGFSNARGIARIASVVSLGGTVDGKQYLSPKTIDGMLEERISGPDLVLMYHLRWGLGVGLPVPETIPWLPDGRIAFWTGWGGAVVVMDLERRMTIAYVMNKMGSGTLGSDRTAAYVRAVYDCLA, from the coding sequence ATGACCACAATCAACGGCCACTGCGATCCGGCCTTCACTCGGGTGCGTGATCTCCTACAGCAATTGATTaacaatgaagaagagctAGGAGCCTCCATCTGTGTCAACATTGACGGCCAGAACGTAGTTGATCTCTGGGCCGGCCACGCAGACCCAGCCCGAACCAAGCCATGGGAAAAGGACACAATAACCGTGGTATGGTCCGTTTCAAAAGTCATTACCGCCATCGCAACCAACATTCTCATCGACCGTGGCCTCTTAGACCCAAATGAGAAGGTCTCTAAATATTGGCCGGAGTTCGCTGCGAACGGCAAGGAGAATATCCTGGTATCACAGCTTCTCAGCCACACCTCGGGAGTATCCTCCTGGGAGCTTCCCAATACCTTAGATGATATATATGATGCAAAGAGAGGTGCCGATAAACTAGCCCGACAGGCCCCCTGGTGGACGCCTGGCGAACGTTCCGGCTACCACGTAGTCAACCAGGGCCACTTGCTCGGCGAACTTGTCCATCGCATCACCGGAAAACCACTGGACGAGTTCATCCGCGATGAGCTTGCCAGTCCGTTAGATGCGGACTTTCAGCTCGGGGTCCCAGAAAAGGACTGGCCGCGGACAGCAGATGTTTCCCCGCCGCCGCGACCGAGTCTCGATGGTGTTGACCGGCAGAGTGTTATGTTCAAGAGCTTCGCTAGTCTGCCTATGCCGGCTGAAGAAAGTATGGGTCCTAAGTTTAGGAAGGCGTTGATTGGTGCGACGAATGGATTCTCTAATGCGCGTGGGATTGCGCGCATTGCGTCGGTCGTCTCGCTTGGAGGCACGGTGGACGGAAAACAGTATCTTTCTCCTAAAACTATTGACGGCATGCTGGAGGAGCGGATCAGTGGGCCGGATTTGGTCTTGATGTATCATTTGCGTTGGGGACTTGGTGTTGGGCTGCCCGTCCCGGAGACGATTCCTTGGTTGCCCGACGGTCGCATTGCTTTTTGGACGGGCTGGGGTGGTGCGGTGGTTGTTATGGATCTTGAGAGACGGATGACAATTGCCTATGTCATGAATAAGATGGGATCGGGCACATTGGGTTCAGATAGGACGGCGGCTTATGTGCGGGCTGTCTATGATTGTCTGGCGTAG
- a CDS encoding uncharacterized protein (COG:S;~EggNog:ENOG410PRFW;~SECRETED:SignalP(1-16)): MKILKISLTLFLAITAAPSPYTQEYKYAQVTVQQQKITSEKQILVKDSSTGDILGSACSNALNTGAFSDFGIVADVGPNGDGNITAGPSTYVVHEDPQYSGGITCYRMYNDYESFVVCDGVPLPTTVPLDLIKGNDISPCFSDTVDMTLQRAAETIHVADTFPVPHAKANSTSAVYTSNLEQRQTGTCSQWSPATRKVGDGDPHQNYWRKQLSENLDCGSADHCTVGASQSKSYTIGWTATADASQWISGGFAVQASWTTGLDYQCTASSHQTVCIWYNTAHTAYTVQNGLYNVCTGFNPNNGAGFVMFSPNQNNKGGGYYCVIGTCRSQGQNYWDKSGPAGGP, translated from the exons ATGAAAATACTTAAAATTTCTTTGACTCTTTTCCTGGCAATTACGGCGGCGCCATCACCTTACACTCAGGAATATAAATACGCTCAGGTCACAGTGCAGCAACAAAAGATCACCTCTGAGAAGCAAATTTTGGTGAAGGATAGCTCTACTGGAGACATACTTGGTTCCGCCTGCTCAAATGCCCTGAACACCGGGGCGTTTTCCGACTTCGGTATCGTCGCAGATGTTGGACCTAACGGCGACGGCAATATTACTGCCGGGCCTTCCACATATGTTGTTCACGAGGATCCCCAGTACTCCGGTGGTATCACTTGTTACAGAATGTACAATGATTATGAGTCGTTTGTGGTATGCGACGGCGTTCCTTTGCCCACCACTGTTCCATTGGACCTTATAAAAGGGAATGACATATCCCCTTGTTTCAGTGACACAGTCGACATGACTTTACAGCGAGCAGCGGAGACCATCCACGTTGCGGATACTTTTCCAGTGCCTCATGCTAAAGCAAACTCCACAAGTGCTGTGTATACGAGCAATTTGGAGCAGCGGCAAACCGGCACGTGCAGTCAGTGGTCACCTGCTACAAGAAAAGTTGGAGACGGCGATCCCCATCAGAACTATTGGCGGAAACAGTTGAGC GAGAACCTGGATTGCGGGAGCGCAGACCATTGCACTGTTGGCGCATCCCAGTCAAAGTCGTATACAATCGGATGGACGGCGACTGCAGATGCATCACAATGGATCTCAGGCGGCTTTGCAGTGCAGGCGAGCTGGACAACTGGACTTGACTATCAATGCACTGCTAGCTCCCATCAGACAGTCTGTATCTGGTACAACACCGCTCATACTGCGTACACTGTTCAAAACGGACTTTACAACGTTTGCACGGGATTCAACCCTAACAATGGTGCCGGCTTCGTCATGTTCTCGCCAAACCAGAACAACAAGGGTGGTGGATATTATTGTGTAATTGGCACATGTCGCAGCCAGGGGCAAAATTACTGGGACAAAAGTGGTCCTGCAGGTGGACCTTGA
- a CDS encoding uncharacterized protein (COG:S;~EggNog:ENOG410PS5Y), whose product MRRRKKLLRTAVIAKAAFLGYRELHFDVDVTNIERRDNNLYLSTNSMTLDRNSLALGRPFPDNLTTDPKHQEAVLTWLQGITACPLSCRLVTKLLAGVPCDISMMGVNVGKRSLNIQVVPRSDSVDITGPDTAGMPHHILKVRVRQPGTDETWIMDLTGAQYGIQAALTPYSKYMADQECSIVGNPEPYNMTETWDLDVASAKLEEVFREVLSSVRQPRLRFAAFVDTVDEEILKGSPEGFIHKLAQFRVALKQYMLDESQNP is encoded by the exons ATGCGTCGTCGAAAGAAACTTCTGCGGACGGCAGTCATCGCCAAGGCTGCATTTCTGGGGTACAGAGAACTTCATTTCGACGTTGACGTTACCAACATTGAGCGGCGCGACAACAATCTGTATCTTTCCACCAACTCGATGACCTTGGATAGAAATTCCTTGGCTCTGGGTCGTCCTTTCCCAGATAATTTGACCACGGACCCCAAGCATCAAGAGGCAGTCCTCACCTGGCTTCAAGGAATTACTGCCTGTCCCTTGTCGTGCCGCTTGGTGACGAAGCTCTTGGCAG GCGTACCGTGCGATATTTCCATGATGGGGGTCAACGTTGGAAAGAGAAGCCTGAATATTCAAGTCGTTCCCCGCTCTGACTCCGTTGACATTACTGGCCCGGATACTGCTGGTATGCCACACCACATTTTGAAGGTCAGAGTCCGGCAGCCGGGCACTGATGAGACCTGGATTATGGACCTTACTGGCGCTCAGTATGGTATTCAGGCTGCCCTCACCCCATATTCGAAGTATATGGCAGACCAGGAGTGTTCGATTGTGGGCAATCCAGAGCCATACAATATGACTGAGACCTGGGATTTGGATGTCGCGTCAGCCAAGTTAGAGGAGGTATTTAGAGAAGTTCTGAGCTCTGTGCGTCAGCCACGTCTGCGTTTTGCTGCTTTCGTCGATACGGTTGACGAAGAGATCTTAAAGGGGTCACCTGAAGGGTTCATTCATAAATTGGCACAATTCCGAGTAGCACTGAAGCAGTACATGTTGGACGAATCCCAGAATCCCTGA
- a CDS encoding uncharacterized protein (COG:S;~EggNog:ENOG410PG0P;~InterPro:IPR011118): MTAPHNSPYSSVNQKFQYAELNNHTIALSHGAAAIADAAWSGPRIRNVPGTNSTGSDEWSNLFIAKNANFDTAGLSHDEYLSLFNLAVHNLAVQEYIDFTNAADPSSMDFRKFDRFFESPGLEHRSGEKGGQPTTVFHALRSWVGNGTAPDTLPVEFSGGNGTPYIRNLCPYPAQAKYIGGDVSSANSYRCE, from the exons ATGACGGCCCCTCATAATAGCCCATATTCATCTGTCAATCAGAAGTTTCAGTATGCTGAACTTAATAACCACACTATTGCGCTCAGCCATGGCGCGGCTGCTATTGCCGATGCCGCTTGGTCTGGTCCCCGGATAAGGAATG TGCCCGGAACGAATAGCACTGGATCGGATGAGTGGTCTAATCTTTTCATTGCAAAGAATGCCAATTTCGATACCGCGGGACTAAGTCATGATGAGTATCTGAGCCTCTTCAACCTCGCTGTGCACAACCTCGCTGTGCAGGAGTACATTGACTTCACGAATGCGGCGGACCCCAGTTCGATGGATTTCCGCAAG TTCGATCGCTTCTTCGAGTCTCCCGGTCTGGAGCACCGTTCAGGAGAAAAGGGAGGACAGCCCACAACTGTCTTTCATGCCTTGAGAAGCTGGGTTGGAAATGGCACTGCACCTGACACCCTACCTGTGGAGTTCTCTGGGGGTAACGGCACCCCATACATCAGGAATCTGTGCCCTTATCCAGCTCAAGCGAAGTATATTGGGGGTGATGTCTCATCTGCCAATAGCTATCGATGCGAGTAA